Part of the Aquimarina sp. TRL1 genome, CTACTTCATTAGTACTAGTTTCTTAATTTTTTATTGAAGTGTAACATTACCAGCCATGCTATTAAATAGTGTGGCTTTGGTAGTGAAATATTTATTTTCCATTTTATTAGCCTTTAGTTTGGCACTAATTAAACTTTTCTCTCTGGAGTTTATAAGGAAGAGAGAGCTTTCACCCAAAGAGAATTTTCGCTCTTCTGCTTTTAGCAATATGGTATAATCATCAACAACCTTATCAATTAATTCATTTTGAAGTACGAAAGAGTTTAATTCCTGTCGGATCGCAGCGATTTTATTCTTTATTTTTAGAGAGGTAAGATTCATTTTCAGTTTGGTATCCTGTAATTTAGCTTTTGCGAGTTTGAGATCAGCTCGTTCTTTTCTGAGAAATAACGGAAAACGAATTTTTATCCCACTTTTATAATTAACAGTATTAAAGGAAGCGAATTGATCAGGTGTTTCGGATAAGAAATTATATTCCAGATCTATTTTTGGTAATAATTTATTAGTCTTTAAACGCTTGTCAATAATCAAGCTTTTGTATTTGTATTCTAAAGATTTGACTTTGGGATGATTTGCTACATCAATTGTATCTGGAGTTGATAAGGTATTAAAGGTGATATCTAATTGTTCTCCGGTATTGATATCAGGAATGATTTCCTCTTGTAATTCTAATGGAATGTTATCATTAATCCATAAATAGGTAGCTAGATTTAGACTGTATTTGTTCCATTTTACTCTGGCTTGCTCCAGGCTTAATGTTCTGTTTTGTACAGTTATTCCTGCTTCTACTGTATCTATTGTAGCCTTTTCTCCTAATTCAGCACTTTTTTTGATTCCTTTAAAACGCAATGTTGCATTGTCTACATATTGCTTGTATATAAGCATTTCATTGTAGGTTTTTAACCAGTCAAAGTACGCTACAGCGGCATCAAATATGATTTGATTGACAAGAAGGTCTCTATCGGCTTTTGCTTGTTTCTTGAAGAATTTTGCTTTTTTTAATGAAGCCATTCGTTCATTGATCAATAGCCCTTGCGCCAATGAGAAGGAGATTCCGGCATTATATAATCCATCAGTAGGCACAGTTGCTTCCGGATTTAAATATATTCCATCATTTTCCTCAAAATTTGCTTTTAATTCAATTCCATACCAGGTAGGGATTTTGAAGGTTGCATTTAATTTATCGTAATAGGTTTTTTCTTTGAACCGCTTTCTTTTATAATCAACTTCCAGTTTTGGATCAAAAGCCCCTCTTGCTTTCATTAGTTTAGCTTGCCCTATATCTAGTTTTAAGTCTGCTTGCTTTACAACGGGGTGGTACTTTATAATGTAGCCCAGATACTCTCTAAAAGTGAGAATATGATCTTTCTGAGCAGTCAGGCTACTGCTGAGCATGCTAATAATAAGTAGTATACTAATTCTCATTCTTACTTCTTCTTTTTATCGGCTTCTTTTTGTGATGTTGGTTGATAGAAGTTAGGAGGGAAGCTGTTAATTTTCCTCCATACTTCGAACCAGATGGGAACATCTTCTAACAGTGCAATTGTTTTGGCTCCTGATCCTACTCGTAATGCCTCTGGCCATTGGTGATCATCTTTATCCGGAGATAAGAGAATTCTGTATTTTCCATTGGCACTAATAAAATTTTCGATAGCGACTACGGTTCCTCCGTAGGTACCATAAGATACATTAGGCCAACCGCTAAATATGATGGCTGGCCACCCATCAAATTGTATCCGTACTTTTTCTCCTAAGTGAATGAGTGGTAGATCAATAGGTTCTACATAAG contains:
- a CDS encoding TolC family protein, whose protein sequence is MRISILLIISMLSSSLTAQKDHILTFREYLGYIIKYHPVVKQADLKLDIGQAKLMKARGAFDPKLEVDYKRKRFKEKTYYDKLNATFKIPTWYGIELKANFEENDGIYLNPEATVPTDGLYNAGISFSLAQGLLINERMASLKKAKFFKKQAKADRDLLVNQIIFDAAVAYFDWLKTYNEMLIYKQYVDNATLRFKGIKKSAELGEKATIDTVEAGITVQNRTLSLEQARVKWNKYSLNLATYLWINDNIPLELQEEIIPDINTGEQLDITFNTLSTPDTIDVANHPKVKSLEYKYKSLIIDKRLKTNKLLPKIDLEYNFLSETPDQFASFNTVNYKSGIKIRFPLFLRKERADLKLAKAKLQDTKLKMNLTSLKIKNKIAAIRQELNSFVLQNELIDKVVDDYTILLKAEERKFSLGESSLFLINSREKSLISAKLKANKMENKYFTTKATLFNSMAGNVTLQ